A single window of Nicotiana tomentosiformis chromosome 1, ASM39032v3, whole genome shotgun sequence DNA harbors:
- the LOC104093067 gene encoding uncharacterized protein, protein MKTNARQEPDYQRSANRPPSLNIDLNSHSEWLLYKYWLSFEHRNSSTSQGERLPSQTKKLNSALFLSHQTYPPRDLWNFYGLAPFFGYEGTKSPLTTNQQTSSGWVLLGRSEQQGTPKRRFSSCVVVSRLRGHSATCPGIWGVCSHKLLCKSDPAGERSQFVKENKTASEHAFFSTNHGSLRITVGWWLPKETSIRSAPRLGGIYLIPITRRGSL, encoded by the exons ATGAAAACCAATGCAAGGCAAGAACCTGATTATCAACGCTCTGCTAATAGACCCCCTTCTTTGAACATAGATCTGAACTCCCACTCTGAATGGTTACTGTACAAGTATTGGTTGTCTTTCGAACATCGGAACTCGAGTACAAGCCAAGGAGAAAGACTGCCATCTCAG ACAAAAAAACTCAATTCCGCACTGTTTCTGAGTCATCAGACTTATCCACCAAGGGATTTGTGGAATTTCTATGGATTGG CACCCTTTTTTGGGTATGAAGGTACTAAGAGTCCTCTCACTACCAACCAGCAGACATCATCTGGCTGGGTCTTGCTG GGGAGATCGGAGCAACAGGGAACGCCTAAAAGACGTTTTTCTTCCTGTGTTGTAGTAAGTAGATTGAGAGGTCATTCCGCCACTTGTCCTGGAATATGGGGAGTATGTTCTCATAAACTCTTGTGTAAATCTGACCCAGCTGGCGAGCGATCCCAGTTTGTGAAAGAGAACAAGACAGCAAGCGAGCATGCTTTCTTCTCCACCAATCACGGAAGTTTAAGGATAACTGTAGGTTGGTGGCTACCTAAGGAAACTTCGATTCGATCCGCCCCCCGGCTGGGAGGCATCTACCTCATCCCGATCACAAGGAGAGGTTCACTATGA